One genomic region from Anopheles bellator chromosome 2, idAnoBellAS_SP24_06.2, whole genome shotgun sequence encodes:
- the LOC131209018 gene encoding uncharacterized protein LOC131209018: MWKYVSRRIRDVYDKTANVLEVRRTWNCGPGERFCVEKPSEEGAPTGSDDHGANGRRYCLLHVVRPMRQLDRGPRKEYGTGSNQSDQEGFHRQEPPFQFQHSWYGAITWTSAIICGWYASQLMCLNRRTQRLDHRGGRCFSSHLLRTASAEHGRLPARHCKVLSALFGRKAGTANASPRFDGPPPPPIAEPKDHQQHQHHRHRGVRPSFGVFGGLPFGEFVDYTDPHKTVLQNFAYRINNERKPTTGAVYVPEEVPVSVSAAPVKPEAVPHAQPETVESAFGNLLSVLGEIEYQLGCRNLELGEYSAAVSHLKLGASHQHAGAAFNLGICYEQGYGLSKDLHMAMECYQLAADQGHPQAMYNLGVFYARGIAGLRPSRSMAKKCFLAAAELGLEEAIRALGPKYRPPQLARRPSVDQPSVNFTLVNINDQFHAEKRNEDWSQLHLVAARG, from the exons ATGTGGAAATATGTTTCCCGTCGTATACGAGATGTGTACGACAAGACCGCCAATGTCCTAGAAGTACGGCGCACCTGGAACTGTGGACCGGGGGAGCGGTTCTGTGTGGAAAAACCATCGGAAGAGGGTGcgccaaccggaagcgacgACCATGGGGCGAATGGAAGGCGCTACTGCTTGCTGCACGTTGTCCGGCCCATGCGCCAGCTGGACCGCGGGCCACGCAAGGAGTACGGAACCGGATCAAATCAGTCCGATCAGGAGGGCTTCCATCGGCAGGAGCCaccgttccagttccagcacTCGTGGTATGGAGCAATAACATGG ACAAGCGCCATTATCTGCGGCTGGTACGCGAGCCAGTTGATGTGTCTCAATCGGCGGACACAGCGGCTGGACCATCGCGGAGGACGCTGCTTTTCGTCGCACCTACTTCGCACCGCTTCGGCCGAACACGGCCGTCTGCCGGCCCGCCATTGTAAGGTGCTGTCGGCATTGTTTGGTCGGAAAGCGGGCACTGCTAACGCTTCACCTCGCTTTGAcggaccaccgccgcctcccATCGCAGAGCCGAAggaccaccaacaacatcagcaccaccgtcaccgtggtGTGCGTCCTTCATTCGGTGTCTTCGGTGGTCTTCCGTTCGGTGAGTTCGTTGATTACACCGATCCACACAAAACCGTGCTGCAAAACTTCGCGTACCGTATCAACAATGAGCGGAAACCGACGACTGGTGCTGTTTACGTGCCGGAAGAGGTACCCGTCAGCGTTAGCGCCGCACCGGTTAAACCGGAAGCCGTGCCCCACGCACAGCCGGAAACTGTCGAATCAGCGTTCGGGAACTTGCTCTCCGTTTTGGGGGAGATTGAGTATCAGCTGGGCTGCCGGAATCTGGAACTGGGCGAGTATTCCGCAGCCGTTTCCCACCTGAAGCTTGGTGCCAGTCATCAGCACGCCGGTGCAGCGTTCAATTTGGGCATTTGCTATGAACAGGGCTATGGCCTGTCGAAGGATTTGCATATG GCCATGGAGTGCTATCAGCTGGCCGCCGATCAGGGCCACCCGCAGGCGATGTACAACCTGGGCGTGTTTTACGCCCGTGGAATCGCCGGTCTACGTCCGAGTCGTTCGATGGCCAAAAAGTGTTTCCTCGCCGCTGCCGAGCTCGGTCTGGAGGAAGCAATCCGGGCCCTCGGACCGAAGTATCGTCCACCGCAGCTAGCTAGGCGTCCCAGCGTTGACCAGCCTTCGGTCAATTTTACACTCGTAAACATCAACGATCAGTTTCACGCCGAGAAGCGCAACGAAGATTGGTCGCAGCTGCATCTTGTGGCCGCCAGAGGATAG
- the LOC131212862 gene encoding neuropeptides capa receptor, with protein sequence MPLLTALLVTILLTGILVTGVIGNLIVCLVIVRHPSMRTATNYYLFSLAVSDLIFLVLGLPYEISLYWHQYPYDLGLPFCKIRALLSEASTYVSVLTIVAFSMERFLAICHPLHLYTMSGLQRPVRIIAGLWIVSLLSAVPFAVFTDIDYLVYPPTNKKIHDSAFCAMLSNPEGFPLWELSTCLFFAFPMLIMVVLYARMGMQIRSRTQRTVELGVRNGSVNGPSRVSQSRKAIIRMLAAVVITFFVCWAPFHAQRLLYLYARDWQHFNMVNTWLFSVAGCLYYVSCTINPILYNVMSHRYRVAFRETLCGRRRGFGAGFARDQSSFRETTIDVGGNGSFGGYDHSRPVSVRTKWVVSSQVSRIRRTLESSKKSNKLFPCFLPRVLQIGNNHPSNRNSLSPNLTTDIVVMLENNLNGRPRCYTTSASTLVTTVVSSTSTVADASSLRAPLISIDKPNSDTDRTLQPPPAGHNGNGSCNNVNDNAHHSNNNSNVCNNRNYGDDQYSPEHSLLPPGDERQELVNGSATPLLPLPTITVDLEDESHRVQAPKRHSGSSRNDGPELERFGPMAMANQPPENPRSSLRCGGTTDDGTTNLLPDAKRETCI encoded by the exons GTTACCATTCTGCTGACGGGCATCCTGGTGACCGGTGTGATTGGAAATTTGATCGTCTGCCTCGTGATCGTACGGCATCCGTCGATGCGGACCGCCACCAACTACTATCTGTTCAGTTTGGCCGTTTCAGATCTCATATTTCTGGTACTGG GGCTCCCGTACGAGATCAGCCTCTACTGGCACCAGTATCCGTATGATTTGGGGCTACCGTTCTGCAAGATCCGTGCCCTGCTCTCGGAGGCGTCCACGTACGTGTCGGTCCTCACCATCGTCGCGTTCTCGATGGAGCGCTTCCTGGCCATCTGTCATCCGCTGCACCTCTACACGATGTCGGGCCTGCAGCGCCCTGTCCGGATCATCGCCGGGCTCTGGATCGTGAGTCTGCTGAGTGCGGTGCCTTTTGCCGTTTTCACCGACATCGATTACCTCGTTTACCCGCCGA CCAATAAGAAAATCCACGACTCAGCGTTCTGCGCCATGCTCAGCAATCCGGAGGGCTTTCCACTTTGGGAGCTGTCGACctgtctgttttttgccttcccgaTGCTCATCATGGTGGTGCTGTACGCGCGCATGGGCATGCAGATCCGGTCCCGGACCCAGCGGACGGTAGAGCTCG GCGTTCGCAATGGATCGGTTAATGGACCGTCGAGGGTATCGCAGTCCCGGAAGGCCATCATCCGGATGCTCG CCGCGGTCGTGATAACGTTCTTTGTCTGCTGGGCACCGTTTCACGCGCAACGGTTGCTGTATCTTTACGCCCGTGACTGGCAGCACTTCAACATGGTCAACACGTGGCTCTTCTCCGTGGCCGGCTGCCTGTACTACGTGTCCTG CACCATCAATCCGATCCTGTACAACGTGATGTCCCACCGGTACCGAGTGGCGTTCCGGGAAACGCTCTGCGGCCGACGGCGTGGCTTCGGGGCTGGATTCGCCCGCGACCAGTCGAGCTTCCGGGAAACGACCATCGACGTCGGGGGCAACGGAAGCTTCGGTGGCTACGACCATTCCCGGCCGGTAAGTGTACGAACCAAGTGGGTCGTTTCGAGCCAGGTGA GCCGGATTAGG AGAACACTGGAAAGCAGCaagaaaagtaataaattatttcccTGTTTCTTACCTCGCGTGCTCCAGATCGGCAACAACCATCCCAGCAACCGGAACTCCCTGTCGCCCAATCTTACCACCGACATCGTCGTCATGCTGGAGAACAATCTGAATGGGCGGCCCCGGTGCTATACGACCTCCGCTTCGACGCTCGTGACGACGGTCGTCTCGAGCACATCGACCGTCGCGGATGCGAGCAGCCTGCGGGCGCCACTGATAAGTATCGATAAGCCGAACTCGGACACGGATCGGACccttcaaccaccaccggccggccacaacGGCAATGGGAGCTGCAACAATGTTAACGACAACGCTCACCACAGCAATAACAACAGTAACGTGTGTAACAATAGAAACTATGGCGACGACCAGTACTCACCCGAGCACAGCCTACTGCCACCGGGCGACGAACGGCAAGAGCTGGTGAACGGATCGGCGACACCGTTGCTACCGCTACCAACCATCACCGTAGACCTGGAGGATGAATCTCACCGAGTTCAGGCACCGAAACGACACTCCGGTAGCAGCCGGAACGACGGACCTGAGCTGGAGCGATTTGGTCCAATGGCCATGGCCAACCAACCTCCGGAGAACCCTCGGAGTAGTCTGCGCTGTGGAGGTACCACCGACGATGGCACCACCAACCTGCTACCAGATGCAAAACGGGAAACGTGTATTTAA
- the LOC131212039 gene encoding another transcription unit protein yields MGRETESDGSGSESESGGSRSRSNSRSRSGTPQVAPTPGFSLEHHDSRSRSGSPAHNRSSRSNSVGSQRSRSGSAASGARSPSGSRSPTPNSQQKRDSRSRSGSGSRAGSQRSGSGSRSRSRSGSDRSRSGTPQNRSRSGTPANRSRSGSAASGSPGSPRKSRSRSRSVRSGSGRSRSGSVESGVKRKRASDSEGEDAVENKKEQKKNKLIDTDSEEEVSPAKGKDVTADALFGDAADISSDEDGGSAKGSPGTRERDELDDLEDEQRRKQEETKRDRSRSRSRSRSRDSYRRSSDEEGTGGERLARWEEPKETEPEQEPIPETRIDVEIPRIVTDLGRDIHFVKLPNFLSVETRPFDADTYEDEIDEEETLDEEGRQRLKLKVENTIRWRNNIDAKGNAQRETNARFVKWSDGSMSLHLGSEIFDVYRQPLQGDHNHLFIRQGTGLQGQSVFRTKLTFRPHSTESFTHQKMLISLADRSQKTSGIKILTQVGADPDADRKQNLKKEEEKLRMAMRAKPTSTKPKRSRDSGAGASNAYHHDEGSEDEGGISIAAIKNKFKGDKALKAGRQSTAIYSSDEEGSDVEMGRRKKNIDKKKARKSLAASDDSDAGSGSEHSERGSRSRSNSGSGTGSGGEGSGSEKSGGGTGGNTQSGDDSDD; encoded by the exons ATGGGACGTGAAACGGAATCCGATGGGTCAG gttcggaatcggaatcgggcgGGAGCCGTAGTCGGAGCAACAGTCGCAGTCGCAGCGGAACGCCCCAAGTGGCTCCTACTCCGGGATTTTCGTTAGAACATCATGACTCACG GTCACGATCTGGATCGCCAGCACACAATAGAAGCAGCCGTTCGAACTCGGTCGGTTCGCAGCGTTCGCGGTCTGGTTCAGCGGCATCCGGTGCCCGTTCGCCTTCCGGCAGTCGGTCGCCGACGCCAAACAGCCAACAGAAGCGTGACAGCCGATCGCGCAGCGGTTCCGGGTCACGGGCCGGATCGCAAAGGTCCGGATCAGGTTCGAGATCTCGGTCGCGATCCGGTAGTGATCGGTCGCGTAGCGGTACGCCACAGAATCGCTCGCGCAGTGGAACACCGGCAAATCGGTCCCGCAGTGGATCAGCTGCATCCGGGTCACCCGGTTCGCCCAGGAAGTCCCGCTCGCGTTCTCGATCGGTCCGTTCGGGTTCCGGCCGGAGTCGTTCAGGATCGGTAGAATCCGGTGTGAAACGTAAACGAGCCAGTGATTCGGAGGGGGAAGATGctgttgaaaacaaaaaggaacagaaaaagaacaagTTGATCGATACCGATTCGGAGGAGGAAGTGAGCCCGGCAAAGGGCAAAGACGTGACGGCCGATGCACTGTTCGGTGATGCGGCGGATATCAGCTCCGATGAGGATGGTGGCTCGGCCAAAGGAAGCCCTGGTACGCGCGAGCGTGACGAGCTGGACGACCTCGAGGACGAACAGCGCCGAAAGCAGGAGGAGACCAAGCGGGACCGCTCGAGGAGTCGTAGTCGCAGTCGGAGTCGCGACAGTTATCGGCGCTCATCGGATGAGGAAGGAACCGGTGGGGAGCGGCTAGCGCGGTGGGAagaaccgaaagaaaccgaaccggaacaggaaccCATTCCGGAGACGCGTATCGACGTGGAGATCCCGCGTATCGTGACCGATCTCGGGCGTGACATACACTTTGTGAAGCTACCCAATTTCCTGTCGGTTGAAACGCGCCCTTTCGATGCCGATACGTACGAGGATGAGATTGACGAAGAGGAAACGCTGGACGAGGAAGGACGACAGCGGTTGAAGCTGAAGGTGGAGAACACGATCCGCTGGAGGAACAACATCGACGCGAAAGGCAATGCACAGCGCGAAACGAACGCACGGTTCGTGAAGTGGTCCGACGGAAGTATGAGTTTGCACCTGGGGTCCGAAATCTTCGACGTGTACCGTCAACCGCTGCAAGGTGATCACAACCATCTGTTCATCCGCCAGGGTACCGGTTTGCAGGGTCAGTCGGTGTTCCGCACGAAGCTAACATTCCGGCCACATTCGACCGAATCGTTCACGCATCAGAAGATGCTGATTTCGCTGGCCGATCGCTCGCAGAAAACGTCCGGCATTAAGATTCTCACCCAGGTCGGTGCCGATCCGGACGCCGATCGGAAGCAGAATCTGAAGAAGGAGGAAGAGAAGCTGCGGATGGCCATGCGCGCCAAGCCAACgtcaacgaaaccgaaacgaagtcGCGATTCCGGAGCCGGTGCCAGCAACGCTTATCATCATGACGAGGGTTCCGAGGACGAGGGCGGCATCTCGATTGCGGCCATCAAGAACAAGTTTAAGGGCGACAAAGCGCTCAAGGCTGGCCGGCAGAGTACGGCCATCTACTCGTCGGACGAGGAGGGTTCGGATGTGGAAATGGGCCGCCGAAAGAAGAACATCGACAAGAAAAAGGCCCGCAAATCGTTGGCCGCTTCCGATGATAGCGATGCCGGTTCGGGCTCCGAGCATTCGGAGCGAGGATCACGCTCCCGATCAAACTCtggttccggcaccggttccggtggcgaaggttcgggaagtgagaagagcggCGGTGGCACTGGTGGTAACACCCAGTCCGGTGACGATAGTGACGACTAG